In the Magnetospira sp. QH-2 genome, one interval contains:
- a CDS encoding CreA family protein — MRILIAAALMILAWTPAQAEEIGCVSTVFKFLGPDHKVCIEAFDDPKVPGVTCHISRAKTGGLKGMVGLAEDKSDAAIACRQVGPITLPDDLEDGESVFRERRSILFKKLQVVRFFDKKRNVLVYLIYSDKLIEGSPKNSISTVPILPARLFEKE, encoded by the coding sequence ATGCGAATCCTGATCGCCGCCGCCCTGATGATCCTGGCCTGGACACCCGCCCAAGCCGAGGAGATCGGCTGCGTCAGCACCGTCTTCAAATTCCTCGGCCCGGACCACAAGGTCTGTATCGAGGCCTTCGACGATCCCAAGGTGCCGGGGGTGACCTGCCACATATCGCGGGCCAAGACCGGCGGACTGAAAGGCATGGTCGGCCTGGCCGAGGACAAATCCGACGCCGCCATCGCCTGTCGTCAGGTGGGGCCGATCACCCTGCCCGACGACCTGGAAGACGGCGAATCGGTGTTCCGCGAGCGGCGTTCGATCCTGTTCAAGAAGCTCCAGGTGGTGCGATTCTTCGACAAGAAACGCAACGTGCTGGTCTATCTGATCTATTCGGACAAATTGATCGAAGGCTCGCCGAAAAACAGCATCAGCACCGTGCCGATTTTGCCCGCTCGCCTCTTCGAGAAGGAATGA
- a CDS encoding RidA family protein, whose product MSGTIDARLKEMGLTIPDAPTAVANYVPFVVTGNLVVVSGQVPLQGGKPAYQGKLGGSVSMEAGIAAARLCAINIIAQVKAACEGDLDRVSRIVRLGGFVACTPDFADHPKIINGASDLMVEVFGDAGRHARAAVGCPSLPLDVPVEVDAMVEISN is encoded by the coding sequence ATGTCCGGAACCATCGACGCCCGCTTGAAGGAAATGGGCCTGACCATCCCCGACGCCCCCACGGCAGTGGCCAACTATGTGCCCTTTGTGGTCACCGGCAACCTGGTGGTGGTCTCCGGTCAGGTTCCGCTGCAAGGCGGTAAACCGGCCTATCAGGGCAAACTGGGCGGCAGCGTCTCCATGGAAGCTGGAATCGCGGCGGCCCGTCTCTGCGCCATCAATATCATCGCTCAGGTCAAGGCGGCCTGCGAGGGTGACCTGGACCGGGTCTCCCGCATTGTCCGGCTGGGTGGATTTGTCGCCTGCACCCCGGACTTTGCCGATCACCCCAAAATCATCAACGGCGCCTCGGACCTGATGGTCGAGGTGTTTGGCGACGCAGGCCGTCATGCCCGTGCCGCCGTCGGCTGCCCCTCCCTCCCCCTGGACGTGCCGGTGGAGGTGGATGCCATGGTGGAGATCTCAAATTAG